A section of the Methanoregula formicica SMSP genome encodes:
- a CDS encoding PAS domain-containing sensor histidine kinase, with protein MQKRPTATAVIIASVTLIVLLLNGYFLRQGITTVLPHLFYIPIILASYFFPRRGILFACVISVLYCVLACILAPVAFREPLSAAGRIIIFILIAAVVSFLTLRLQENERLFRGVAERSSDVILLTDPDGKAQYVSPSVKAVAGYDPEEILGRMPREFIHPDDYRILEEALPHISRGSGPVEVTLRFRKKTGDYAIVEFSASPIIDAGRVYGIQVIGRDITERRRSEDALRKSAEDHRLLADYTYDWEYWIAPDETFLYTTPSCERITGYTAEEFARDKELLKTIIYPEDNHAMDHHMIHGFTQPEPGAVDFRIIHRNGDIRWIAHVCQPIYNAQGEFIGRRASNRDITERKRMESALKETNKKLNLLSSITRHDINNQIFSLKAFLEISRESQGDPAELNTCLQKAERVTDAIERQIAFTKEYQNLGVNAPVWQAVSAAVKSAANALPLRDIRIIDEIGDLEIYADPLFEKVFYNLIDNALRYGGPEMSAIRFFSQESGQELVIAVEDDGASISPEDRQRLFERGFGKHTGLGLFLSREILAITGITITETGHPGRGARFEIIVPKGTWRRIMNNETK; from the coding sequence ATGCAGAAACGGCCGACGGCTACTGCTGTCATCATTGCCAGTGTAACCCTGATCGTGCTGCTTCTTAACGGCTACTTTCTCCGGCAGGGTATAACGACAGTCCTCCCCCACCTCTTTTACATACCCATCATTCTCGCCTCGTATTTTTTCCCCCGCCGCGGGATCTTGTTCGCATGCGTCATCTCCGTACTGTATTGCGTATTGGCCTGTATCCTGGCGCCGGTTGCATTCCGGGAGCCCCTCTCGGCAGCCGGGAGGATTATCATATTCATCCTCATCGCGGCCGTTGTCTCGTTCCTGACCTTGCGGCTGCAGGAGAACGAAAGGCTGTTCCGGGGAGTTGCCGAACGGAGTTCCGATGTCATCCTGCTCACGGATCCCGATGGCAAGGCACAGTACGTGTCTCCATCCGTCAAGGCTGTTGCCGGATATGATCCTGAGGAGATCCTGGGCCGGATGCCCCGGGAGTTCATTCATCCCGATGATTACAGGATCCTTGAAGAGGCGTTGCCGCATATTTCCCGGGGATCCGGGCCGGTAGAGGTAACCCTCCGGTTCCGGAAAAAGACCGGAGACTATGCCATCGTTGAATTCTCGGCATCGCCTATCATCGATGCCGGCAGGGTGTACGGGATCCAGGTCATTGGCAGGGACATCACGGAGCGCCGCAGGAGCGAAGATGCCCTCCGGAAAAGTGCGGAGGACCACCGGCTGCTGGCGGATTACACCTATGACTGGGAATACTGGATCGCTCCTGATGAGACCTTCCTGTACACTACTCCCTCGTGCGAGCGTATCACCGGCTATACTGCAGAGGAATTTGCCAGGGACAAAGAACTGCTCAAAACGATCATCTATCCCGAGGATAACCATGCAATGGACCACCACATGATTCACGGGTTCACCCAGCCGGAGCCTGGTGCCGTGGACTTCCGGATCATCCACCGGAACGGGGATATCCGGTGGATCGCCCATGTCTGCCAGCCGATTTACAATGCACAGGGGGAGTTCATCGGCAGGCGAGCGAGCAACCGGGACATCACCGAACGCAAGCGGATGGAGTCAGCACTCAAGGAGACAAACAAGAAGCTGAACCTTCTCTCAAGCATCACCCGGCACGATATCAACAACCAGATCTTCTCTTTAAAAGCGTTCCTCGAAATCTCCCGGGAATCCCAGGGGGATCCGGCGGAGCTGAATACATGCCTCCAGAAAGCGGAGCGGGTGACCGATGCCATTGAACGCCAGATTGCCTTCACAAAGGAATACCAGAATCTCGGGGTCAATGCACCGGTATGGCAGGCTGTCTCTGCGGCTGTCAAATCAGCAGCAAATGCCCTTCCCCTGAGGGATATCCGGATCATCGATGAGATCGGGGACCTGGAAATCTATGCCGACCCGCTCTTCGAGAAAGTGTTTTACAACCTTATTGACAATGCGCTGCGGTACGGGGGTCCGGAGATGTCGGCAATCCGGTTTTTTTCACAGGAATCCGGCCAGGAGCTGGTCATTGCCGTTGAGGATGACGGTGCCAGTATATCCCCGGAAGACCGGCAGAGGCTCTTTGAACGCGGTTTTGGAAAGCATACCGGCCTTGGCCTTTTCCTCTCCCGTGAGATCCTTGCGATAACGGGTATCACAATCACGGAGACCGGACACCCCGGCCGGGGGGCACGGTTTGAGATCATCGTGCCGAAAGGGACCTGGCGACGCATAATGAACAATGAAACGAAGTGA
- a CDS encoding phosphomethylpyrimidine synthase ThiC, producing the protein MPNVRKPEGWRMDREVKMAEARHELDWNGQFRQALYGDHAKKIHCRDGEIDTCSMCGDLCAVKMVNELFGTGKKRKKEAKQGK; encoded by the coding sequence GTGCCCAACGTCCGCAAACCTGAAGGCTGGCGGATGGACCGCGAAGTAAAAATGGCCGAGGCCCGGCACGAGCTGGACTGGAACGGGCAGTTCCGGCAGGCTCTCTATGGAGACCATGCCAAAAAGATCCACTGCCGGGACGGGGAGATCGACACCTGCTCGATGTGCGGGGATCTGTGTGCGGTCAAGATGGTGAACGAGCTGTTCGGGACCGGGAAGAAAAGGAAGAAGGAAGCGAAGCAGGGAAAGTGA
- a CDS encoding Fic family protein, which produces MQKLPEKPPVKWDDAWNAGNVKFSEDEAFQKAVSEYNQRYLFWDELKFRVEDPERRKAIWALMKFLRVMRYERTRIAKLSLSYSFIPEIVKGLHTIDRYLSGTIQIHNKTIRMEQSYIINSLMEEAIASSILEGAATTRKAAKEMLRKGRKPKNHAEQMILNNYEVMRFIRVKRDTPLTKELILEIHRIVTKGTIDEAYVGKFRTENDVVVVDPGDGTIFHTPPDHAEIEGFIEQFCKFANRKEEGSDRAAGDFIHPVIKGIILHYLFGYFHPFNDGNGRTARSIFYWYVLSQGYWLFEYMAISRILLKSKKKYGLAYLYTEYDDNDITYFLKYNISCIIQALDDLLGYLERKQSEQNATNAIITKIRDINPRQATILRHMMEHSDEYFTIKQISQMFGVVYQTARTDLLHLVSLEYLIMEQRGREFIFIFNEHSELWEQKAKPVKKDKLQSLLQDFPDTE; this is translated from the coding sequence ATGCAGAAACTGCCTGAAAAACCCCCGGTTAAATGGGATGACGCCTGGAATGCGGGGAATGTAAAATTTTCAGAAGACGAAGCTTTCCAGAAGGCTGTTTCAGAATACAACCAGCGTTACCTCTTCTGGGATGAGCTGAAGTTCCGTGTGGAGGATCCCGAACGGAGGAAAGCAATCTGGGCGCTGATGAAATTCCTCCGGGTTATGCGGTATGAGCGGACGAGGATTGCCAAACTTTCTTTGAGCTACTCATTCATTCCGGAAATTGTCAAAGGATTGCATACAATCGACCGCTATCTATCAGGTACGATTCAGATCCATAACAAGACTATCCGGATGGAACAGTCGTATATCATCAACTCCCTTATGGAAGAGGCGATAGCTTCCAGTATTCTGGAGGGTGCGGCGACGACCCGGAAAGCTGCAAAGGAGATGCTCCGGAAGGGACGCAAGCCAAAGAACCATGCAGAGCAGATGATCCTCAATAATTACGAAGTCATGCGGTTCATCCGGGTGAAGAGGGATACCCCGCTCACGAAAGAACTGATCCTGGAAATCCACCGGATTGTGACAAAGGGCACGATTGATGAAGCATATGTCGGGAAGTTCAGGACGGAAAATGATGTAGTGGTTGTAGATCCAGGGGACGGGACGATCTTCCATACACCACCGGATCATGCCGAGATAGAAGGATTCATTGAGCAATTCTGCAAGTTTGCGAACCGGAAGGAGGAAGGATCAGATAGAGCAGCTGGCGATTTTATTCATCCGGTAATAAAGGGAATTATCCTGCACTATCTTTTCGGATATTTCCATCCGTTCAATGACGGGAATGGGAGGACCGCGAGGAGTATCTTCTACTGGTACGTCCTCTCACAGGGATATTGGTTATTTGAGTATATGGCAATCTCCCGGATTCTCCTCAAGTCGAAAAAGAAGTACGGGCTGGCGTATCTGTATACGGAATACGATGACAATGACATTACGTACTTCCTTAAATACAATATTTCCTGTATAATCCAGGCACTCGATGATCTCCTTGGATATCTTGAACGCAAACAAAGTGAACAGAATGCCACAAATGCAATCATCACAAAGATTCGGGATATTAATCCCCGTCAGGCAACCATCCTGCGGCATATGATGGAACACTCTGACGAGTATTTCACCATCAAACAAATCTCGCAGATGTTCGGTGTGGTCTACCAGACAGCGAGGACGGATCTGTTGCATCTTGTCAGCCTGGAATATCTCATTATGGAACAGCGGGGGAGGGAGTTTATCTTCATATTCAACGAACATTCTGAACTGTGGGAACAGAAGGCCAAACCGGTAAAGAAGGATAAACTTCAGAGCCTACTTCAGGACTTCCCGGACACTGAATGA
- the thiC gene encoding phosphomethylpyrimidine synthase ThiC yields MFLMDLLIRRCQKGVPRELGAVAKAEKIEPAALAREIASGRIVVPHNPARKHKACAIGEGCTVKINVNIGTSGSRCDPALEMKKATAALDNGADALMDLSTGGDLVAIRKKILKLDTTVGTVPVYEAVRRAGNAGDVTADLLFKVIREHCNQGVDFLTLHCGVNLQALDALKADPRLMGVVSRGGSFHCAMMMQREEENPLFAEYDYLLEILAEYDVTISLGDGMRPGCLQDAGKLAKSVEYNTLGLLARRAQEAGVQRMIEGPGHMPLDQVGYNVKMIKEITDHAPLYLLGPLVTDIAPGYDHVVGAIGGAAACLNGADFLCMVSPSEHLALPDVADIIEGTRVAKIAAHIGDTVRRPEGWRMDREVKMAEARHELDWNGQFRHALYGEHARKIHERDGATETCSMCGDLCAVKMVNELFGTQGKKKGSKKNVKNKS; encoded by the coding sequence ATGTTTCTTATGGATTTGCTCATCCGCAGGTGCCAGAAGGGGGTCCCCCGGGAACTGGGGGCTGTGGCGAAAGCGGAAAAGATTGAACCGGCAGCGCTCGCACGGGAGATTGCCTCGGGCAGGATCGTTGTCCCCCACAACCCGGCCCGGAAGCACAAGGCCTGTGCCATCGGCGAAGGCTGCACGGTCAAGATCAACGTGAACATCGGTACCTCGGGCTCCCGCTGCGACCCGGCGCTCGAGATGAAGAAGGCAACGGCTGCGCTTGACAACGGCGCCGATGCCTTAATGGACCTCTCGACCGGCGGCGATCTGGTCGCGATCCGGAAGAAGATCCTGAAACTCGATACAACGGTCGGCACGGTCCCCGTGTACGAGGCAGTACGCCGGGCAGGAAATGCCGGCGATGTCACGGCCGACCTGCTTTTTAAGGTCATCCGCGAGCACTGCAACCAGGGAGTCGACTTCCTCACGCTCCACTGCGGCGTGAACCTCCAGGCCCTTGACGCCCTGAAAGCCGATCCCCGGCTGATGGGCGTCGTCTCCCGCGGCGGATCGTTCCACTGCGCCATGATGATGCAGCGGGAGGAGGAGAACCCGCTCTTTGCCGAGTATGACTACCTCCTCGAGATCCTTGCCGAGTACGACGTCACCATCAGCCTTGGCGACGGGATGCGCCCCGGCTGCCTGCAGGACGCTGGCAAGCTGGCAAAGTCGGTAGAGTACAACACCCTCGGCCTTCTTGCAAGGAGGGCACAGGAAGCCGGCGTCCAGCGGATGATCGAGGGCCCGGGCCACATGCCCCTCGACCAGGTGGGCTACAACGTGAAGATGATCAAGGAGATCACCGATCATGCCCCCCTCTACCTCCTCGGCCCGCTCGTTACCGATATCGCGCCCGGCTACGACCACGTGGTCGGGGCCATTGGCGGGGCTGCGGCCTGCCTGAACGGTGCCGACTTCCTCTGCATGGTCTCTCCGAGCGAACACCTGGCCCTGCCTGACGTTGCGGACATCATCGAAGGCACCCGGGTCGCAAAGATCGCAGCGCACATCGGCGACACCGTCAGGAGGCCCGAGGGCTGGCGGATGGACCGGGAAGTGAAGATGGCCGAGGCCCGGCACGAGCTGGACTGGAACGGGCAGTTCCGGCATGCGCTGTACGGGGAGCATGCCCGGAAGATCCACGAGCGCGATGGTGCAACGGAGACCTGCTCGATGTGCGGGGATCTGTGTGCGGTCAAGATGGTGAACGAGCTGTTCGGGACGCAAGGGAAAAAGAAGGGGTCGAAAAAGAACGTGAAGAACAAAAGTTGA
- a CDS encoding MBL fold metallo-hydrolase produces the protein MQVRWIPGGSIFANSYIIGNILVDTGVMPMAVAPYKEAIDTIVLTHCHYDHIAHVKEIAHMCKSKVAIHKADARGLVEDLHSLAMNFGARSPGIAPDIVLNDGDTIGNFQVIHTPGHTPGCICLYSEKDRVLVSGDTVFADGYFGRYDFPGGSRTELARSLDRLGALDVEGLYAGHGEPTEQDGGRCIAAAVGLMKTGYG, from the coding sequence ATGCAGGTCAGGTGGATACCCGGCGGATCGATCTTTGCGAACTCGTACATTATCGGCAACATTCTCGTTGATACCGGCGTGATGCCGATGGCGGTTGCGCCGTATAAGGAAGCGATCGACACCATCGTCCTGACCCACTGCCACTACGACCACATCGCCCACGTAAAGGAGATCGCGCACATGTGCAAGTCAAAGGTCGCCATCCATAAAGCCGACGCAAGAGGGCTTGTCGAGGACCTCCATAGCCTTGCCATGAACTTCGGCGCCCGATCGCCCGGTATCGCTCCCGACATCGTCCTGAACGACGGGGACACGATCGGCAATTTCCAGGTCATCCATACTCCCGGCCACACTCCCGGCTGCATCTGCCTGTATTCAGAAAAGGACCGGGTGCTCGTCAGCGGCGACACGGTCTTCGCCGATGGTTACTTTGGGCGGTACGACTTCCCGGGCGGGAGCAGGACCGAGCTTGCCCGGTCACTTGACCGGCTCGGGGCATTGGATGTTGAAGGGCTGTACGCGGGCCATGGCGAGCCCACTGAGCAGGATGGGGGCCGGTGCATTGCTGCGGCAGTCGGGCTGATGAAGACCGGGTATGGATAA
- a CDS encoding GIY-YIG nuclease family protein has product MDKGIYVLVFKNPACTVQVGALGTVAFRRGWHIYAGSALGSGGLARLSRHVSLSQAKDKRPKWHVDVLSCSDLFELRYTVHALTGDRLECRLAEELGGASVPSFGCSDCRCPSHLFSRKKNPHDEIISAFNRLGLVAVTTTIMSRDGSKGII; this is encoded by the coding sequence ATGGATAAGGGCATCTACGTTCTGGTGTTTAAAAATCCCGCGTGCACGGTGCAGGTCGGGGCCCTCGGGACGGTTGCGTTCCGGAGGGGCTGGCATATCTATGCCGGTTCAGCGCTCGGCAGCGGGGGGCTTGCCCGGCTTTCCCGTCATGTCAGCCTCTCCCAAGCAAAGGATAAACGGCCGAAATGGCATGTCGACGTTCTCTCCTGCTCGGACCTCTTCGAGCTCCGGTATACTGTCCATGCACTGACCGGGGACCGGCTCGAGTGCCGGCTTGCAGAGGAACTCGGAGGAGCGTCAGTTCCCTCCTTCGGTTGCAGCGACTGCCGCTGCCCCTCCCACCTCTTCTCCCGCAAAAAAAACCCGCATGATGAGATCATTTCTGCCTTCAACCGGCTCGGCCTCGTTGCAGTCACCACAACTATCATGAGCCGGGACGGCAGTAAGGGTATCATATGA
- a CDS encoding flavodoxin family protein: MKVLGISGSMRKKGNTAELVGAILGRCEEGGVKTEFVSLAGRKILPCLGCEKCKERKWCIIENDDWDDVMQKVMKCDVLVIGSPTYYYDVCGQLKNFIDRTYSLYHDRKLSGKKGVAVAVHANKGAVRTIQTLEAFLSTHEFSSLGCVKGTGYHEGDVLKDEKAMKRAQKIGDKIVRLLKPSHD; this comes from the coding sequence ATGAAGGTCCTGGGCATATCGGGGAGTATGCGCAAGAAGGGGAACACAGCAGAACTGGTCGGGGCAATCCTCGGCCGCTGCGAAGAGGGCGGGGTGAAAACCGAGTTTGTGTCTCTTGCCGGCAGGAAGATCCTGCCCTGTCTCGGCTGCGAGAAGTGCAAGGAGAGGAAATGGTGTATCATCGAGAACGACGACTGGGACGATGTGATGCAGAAAGTGATGAAGTGCGATGTCCTTGTCATCGGGTCGCCGACCTATTATTACGATGTCTGCGGCCAGCTCAAGAACTTCATCGACCGAACCTATTCCCTGTACCATGACCGCAAGCTCTCGGGCAAGAAAGGGGTGGCAGTCGCCGTCCATGCGAACAAGGGAGCGGTGCGGACCATCCAGACGCTTGAAGCCTTCCTCTCCACGCACGAGTTCTCGTCGCTCGGGTGCGTCAAGGGCACAGGTTACCATGAGGGCGATGTCTTAAAAGACGAAAAGGCTATGAAACGGGCGCAGAAGATCGGGGACAAGATCGTGCGGCTCTTAAAGCCCAGCCACGACTGA
- the cofH gene encoding 5-amino-6-(D-ribitylamino)uracil--L-tyrosine 4-hydroxyphenyl transferase CofH — MERDVKRLLDDVRGGHRMNAEEALLLFGTKGRDVWEIASAADEVREQRAGNAVTYVRNQNINVTNLCVNACGFCGYSKKPGEEGIYFHDKAEIQRRAALATERECTEICTVSGLHPDFSARSYTDVYRWIHEAAPGIHLHASNPMEVAYAARKSKMSTVEVLGAMKEAGLNSMCGTAAEILVDDVRQVICKEKIPTKEWVRIVTEAHGLGIPSTATIMYGHCESEKDRVAHLAILRDIQDETNGFTEFVPLSFIHMNTPIYRQGKARAGATGREDHLMVAVSRLFLDNFRNIQVSWVKEGIKMAQIGLIAGANDLGGTVFEESISKGAGATNTDYLDPKEMQRIAEDIGRPLRRRTTLYKLVS, encoded by the coding sequence GTGGAGAGGGATGTAAAGAGATTGCTGGACGATGTCCGGGGGGGCCACCGGATGAATGCAGAAGAGGCGCTCCTGCTGTTCGGGACAAAGGGCCGCGATGTCTGGGAGATCGCTTCTGCTGCCGATGAAGTGCGCGAGCAACGGGCTGGCAATGCCGTCACCTATGTCCGGAACCAGAACATCAATGTCACGAACCTCTGCGTCAATGCCTGCGGGTTCTGCGGGTACTCGAAGAAGCCCGGCGAGGAAGGGATCTACTTCCACGACAAGGCAGAGATCCAGAGAAGGGCTGCCCTGGCAACGGAGCGGGAGTGCACAGAGATCTGCACGGTGAGCGGCCTTCACCCGGACTTTTCCGCCCGGTCCTACACGGACGTGTACCGCTGGATCCACGAGGCAGCACCGGGTATCCACCTCCACGCGAGCAACCCGATGGAGGTCGCTTATGCCGCACGGAAGAGCAAGATGAGCACGGTGGAGGTGCTCGGGGCGATGAAGGAGGCGGGCTTAAACTCGATGTGCGGGACGGCGGCGGAGATCCTGGTGGACGATGTCCGTCAGGTGATCTGCAAAGAGAAGATACCCACGAAAGAGTGGGTCCGGATCGTCACCGAGGCCCACGGACTCGGGATTCCCTCGACAGCAACCATCATGTACGGCCACTGCGAGAGCGAGAAAGACCGGGTGGCCCACCTCGCAATCCTCCGTGACATCCAGGACGAAACGAACGGGTTTACCGAGTTCGTCCCGCTCTCGTTCATCCACATGAACACCCCGATCTACCGGCAGGGGAAGGCCCGGGCCGGGGCGACCGGACGGGAAGACCACCTGATGGTCGCGGTCTCGCGGCTCTTTCTCGATAATTTCAGAAACATCCAGGTCTCCTGGGTGAAGGAAGGGATCAAGATGGCCCAGATCGGCCTGATCGCCGGCGCCAACGATCTCGGCGGAACGGTCTTCGAGGAAAGCATCTCAAAGGGCGCCGGGGCAACCAACACCGATTACCTTGACCCGAAGGAGATGCAGCGGATAGCAGAGGACATCGGCCGACCGCTCCGCCGGAGAACAACGCTGTACAAGCTGGTCTCGTAA
- a CDS encoding YunC family protein, which produces MQKTEVRLSRKVAEGIVIPLGPANLVAVKTDVGMVGCGAFDVVALDSFSYPAAKIKPSSGPSIATIDDLLKGIVKETNRSAMNRGVTNGMTGKQALELL; this is translated from the coding sequence ATGCAGAAGACTGAAGTCAGACTCTCCCGGAAAGTGGCAGAGGGGATCGTCATCCCTCTTGGCCCGGCAAACCTGGTCGCGGTAAAGACGGACGTGGGCATGGTCGGGTGCGGCGCCTTCGATGTTGTTGCTCTCGATTCGTTCAGCTACCCGGCGGCAAAGATAAAACCGTCATCGGGTCCCTCCATCGCAACCATCGACGACCTCTTAAAGGGGATCGTCAAGGAGACGAACCGCTCGGCAATGAACCGCGGCGTCACGAACGGGATGACCGGGAAACAGGCGCTGGAACTGCTCTGA
- the cofH gene encoding 5-amino-6-(D-ribitylamino)uracil--L-tyrosine 4-hydroxyphenyl transferase CofH yields MTEIQALLSDVMEGHRLTEQEAEQLLKTTGRDVWRITAAADEMRERRAGEVVTYVRNQNLHVTNICKNLCRFCGFGRKATDEGAYCHDKAAIQEQARLAKERGVTEICFLSGVHPGFTLDTYCEMMDWVHEAFPGVHIHAFSPDEVAYAAKRGKIPTPEVIERLKEGGLGTIQGTAAEILVDSVREVICPRKVPTADWVRIIKEAHRAGMRSTATIMYGSYESPRDQAEHLRLLREVQDDTHGFTELVTLPFVHTNTPLWQQGLARAGPTGREDLLMIAVSRLFLDNFTNVQVAWGKVGLKMTQLALISGANDLAGTMFTDDVTGDAGGAGSDYLDPKDMERIASDLGRKLQQRTTLYELL; encoded by the coding sequence ATGACAGAAATCCAGGCCCTCTTATCCGATGTCATGGAAGGCCACCGGCTCACGGAGCAGGAGGCAGAACAGCTCCTGAAAACAACCGGCCGCGATGTGTGGCGCATCACAGCGGCTGCCGACGAGATGCGGGAGCGCCGGGCGGGGGAGGTCGTCACCTATGTCCGCAACCAGAACCTCCACGTGACGAACATTTGCAAGAACCTCTGCAGGTTCTGCGGGTTCGGCCGGAAGGCAACGGATGAGGGGGCGTACTGCCACGACAAAGCCGCAATCCAGGAGCAGGCACGGCTTGCAAAGGAACGCGGGGTAACAGAGATCTGTTTCCTCTCGGGCGTCCACCCGGGATTCACGCTCGACACCTACTGCGAGATGATGGACTGGGTGCATGAAGCCTTCCCCGGCGTCCACATCCATGCGTTCAGTCCCGACGAGGTAGCCTATGCGGCTAAGAGGGGGAAGATCCCAACCCCCGAAGTCATTGAGAGGCTGAAAGAGGGGGGCCTTGGAACCATCCAGGGAACCGCGGCGGAGATCCTCGTTGACTCTGTCCGTGAGGTCATCTGCCCCCGGAAAGTCCCCACGGCAGACTGGGTCCGCATCATCAAGGAGGCGCACCGGGCCGGCATGCGGTCCACCGCGACCATCATGTACGGCTCGTACGAGTCCCCGCGGGACCAAGCTGAGCACCTCCGGCTCCTCCGCGAGGTCCAAGATGATACGCACGGGTTCACCGAGCTTGTCACCCTCCCCTTTGTCCACACCAATACCCCGCTCTGGCAGCAGGGCCTTGCCCGGGCCGGGCCTACGGGCCGCGAGGATCTCCTGATGATCGCAGTCTCGCGCCTCTTCCTCGACAATTTCACCAACGTGCAGGTTGCCTGGGGAAAGGTCGGCCTGAAGATGACCCAGCTCGCCCTCATCTCGGGCGCCAACGACCTTGCCGGCACCATGTTCACGGACGACGTGACGGGCGATGCCGGAGGGGCGGGTTCGGATTATCTTGACCCAAAAGACATGGAGCGGATCGCAAGCGATCTCGGGCGGAAGCTACAGCAGCGGACAACGCTGTACGAGCTGCTATAA
- a CDS encoding S24/S26 family peptidase, whose protein sequence is MADKDSPRDFRTLIAQFRTSEHWAVSLARDLLWVACVVGGIALALFLICGTWPAVVTIESGSMVPNMNIGDLVVVVQKDRYGELMSWEEGKAAGVPKFNSYGDVLIFRPNGNTVVHPIIHRAVAYVKAGTPITEIRGNQLVTNYTADHDGYITWGDHNPYPDQFSRYEAIGTPEPVKDEWIVGKALFTVPLVGYLPLHIWEVVIVVVIIMALHELWLRSREEKKEKGSGQKKRQGKRK, encoded by the coding sequence ATGGCTGACAAAGACTCCCCCCGTGACTTCCGCACGCTCATCGCACAATTCCGCACCAGCGAGCACTGGGCGGTCTCGCTTGCCCGTGATCTCCTCTGGGTGGCCTGCGTTGTCGGCGGCATTGCGCTTGCCCTCTTCCTCATCTGCGGCACCTGGCCTGCGGTCGTGACCATCGAGTCGGGGAGCATGGTCCCGAACATGAACATCGGGGATCTTGTCGTTGTTGTCCAGAAGGACCGGTACGGGGAGCTGATGAGCTGGGAGGAGGGGAAGGCAGCGGGGGTGCCAAAGTTCAACAGCTACGGCGACGTGCTCATCTTCCGGCCCAACGGCAATACCGTTGTCCACCCCATCATCCACCGGGCTGTGGCGTACGTGAAAGCGGGCACCCCGATAACGGAGATCCGGGGCAATCAGCTCGTTACGAATTACACAGCTGACCATGACGGGTATATCACCTGGGGAGACCACAACCCCTACCCGGACCAGTTCTCCCGGTATGAGGCGATTGGTACTCCCGAACCGGTAAAGGATGAGTGGATCGTCGGCAAGGCACTCTTCACGGTTCCCCTTGTCGGCTACCTCCCGCTCCATATCTGGGAAGTGGTGATCGTTGTTGTCATCATCATGGCCCTCCACGAGCTCTGGCTCCGCTCCCGCGAGGAGAAAAAAGAGAAGGGCAGCGGACAGAAGAAGCGGCAGGGAAAGAGGAAGTGA
- a CDS encoding LysE family transporter, protein MYEIIATLVLGLVIGFTGALVPGPTLVATINASLAGNWTAGLKVSLGHIVIETAIFFLIILGLASIASPYTTVIAVVGGFALIVFGAMTLLGSRNATLSTGLKKDGSGPYMAGLVTSAANPYFWIWWLSVGSALLLQSLAGGIVFAVAFMIGHWGADTIWYTFVSTTVAKGRALLSDRTYHIVMAACGVFLILFGLYYLSGAILPY, encoded by the coding sequence ATGTACGAGATCATCGCAACGCTGGTACTGGGCCTTGTCATCGGGTTCACCGGTGCGCTCGTCCCCGGTCCCACACTGGTGGCAACCATCAACGCATCCCTTGCCGGGAACTGGACTGCGGGGCTGAAAGTCTCCCTGGGCCATATCGTCATCGAGACCGCCATCTTCTTCCTGATCATTCTCGGCCTTGCCAGCATTGCGAGCCCCTACACTACGGTCATCGCCGTAGTCGGGGGTTTCGCTCTAATCGTCTTTGGTGCCATGACCCTCTTGGGGAGCCGGAACGCCACGCTCTCCACCGGCCTGAAAAAAGACGGGTCCGGTCCCTACATGGCCGGGCTCGTGACGAGCGCCGCCAACCCCTATTTCTGGATCTGGTGGCTCTCGGTGGGAAGCGCTCTCCTCCTCCAGTCGCTCGCGGGGGGGATTGTTTTTGCAGTTGCCTTCATGATAGGCCACTGGGGAGCCGATACGATCTGGTACACGTTCGTCTCTACCACTGTTGCAAAAGGGCGAGCCCTCCTCTCTGACCGGACCTACCACATCGTCATGGCGGCCTGCGGGGTCTTCCTGATCCTCTTCGGATTGTATTATCTCTCCGGGGCGATCCTTCCGTATTGA